The Morganella morganii sequence CTGTGGCTGCGGAATGTGGCCGGACATTCAACCGTGAAAAGCGGCGACGGACAGTTAAAAACCGGGACAAACCGTTATGTGGTACAACTGGGCGGGGATATCGCACAGTGGTCTGATAATGATCTTAACCGCTATCATATCGGGTTAATGGCGGGTTACGGCCGCATCAGCGGCAAGACCACAAACCATGTGACAAAGACCAGAGCCAAATCTGACGCAGATGGTTACAGTGCCGGGATCTACGGTACTTACTACGCGAATGAAGCGGATAAAAGCGGTCTGTATGTTGACAGCTGGGTGCAGTACAACTGGTTTAAAAACCGGATTAACGGAGACGAATTACCGGAAGAAAAATATAATTCTGACGGTATCACGCTTTCCGCCGAAGCCGGATACAGTTTCCTTATAAATGAAACACAGGGCAGTGATGGCAGTACCAACCGCTGGTTTATTCAGCCGAAAGCACAGGTGACCTATATGGGTGTGAAAATGGATACCCATACAGAGCGGGGCGGTACCCGCGTATCGGCGACCGGTGAAGGGAATATTCAGACCCGTCTCGGGGTAAGAGTGTACGGACTGGGACAGGCGTTGCAGGATAAAGACAATGATCGTCACTTCCAGCCGTTTGCTGAAATTAACTGGCTGAATAACAGTAAGATGACGGGCGTATCCATGGACGACGATCACGTTGGTCAGTCCGGCACCCGCAATATCGGTGAAATTAAAGTGGGGATTGAAGGACAACTGACCCGCAATGCGGACATCTGGTTTAACGTGGCGCAGCAGGCCGGCAGTGATCATTACTCGGATACACAGGGTATGTTAGGTCTGAAATACCGCTTTTAACTGTCAGTAACATCCGGCCGGGATAACAGGAATACTGTTATCCCGGCTTTTTTGTGTCCGGCGCTGATAGTGACTTAATCATTACCCCAGCGGTTGAGAAATTCAGCGATATCATCGATACGCTGTTTATCGATACCGGCTTCAGCCGCCATCTTTTTCTGGGCTTCCTCACTGATTTCTTCATTGTTCGTCAGACAGGTGATCAGTAACTGAAAATAGTGCGCCAGTCCGTCATACTCCTGCTCTTCAACCGGCTCTTCCGATTCCAGCGCGTACTCATCAGCGATATCGTAGTATTTATCCGGTACTATATTTTCCATAAATTCCTCCGGGGCTAACGCCGGTGTCAGTGGTTTGTATCACACCATTGTATCCGATCCGGATCCATTTTCGCACCTCACCCGGCGCTCCATCGTTATATAATATGATCTTTCCGGAAACGGATGGCGACCAACACGTATACCGGCTCAGGTTTCTTTTCTTGAAAGTTGTGATTTAAAAAAGGAATAAATGAGAGGAAAGATAAAAAACCGGAAAATTGCGCCTTAAAAATGATATCACTAATACAAATGTAGCTGTATTAACCGACCGGTATGCGGCAAAGCAGCGAAATTAAATCACCTGTTGTGCCGGAAGGGCACAGAGTTGATTGTGGTTGTATCCGGCGGGGACAGAAAACTTGTTTTTACAGAACCCTGAAAAGCAAAAACCCGCCATAAGGCGGGTTCTTTGAATAGTGGTGCCCGGACTCGGAATCGAACCAAGGACACGGGGATTTTCAATCCCCTGCTCTACCGACTGAGCTATCCGGGCAACGGGGCGCATTAAACCGTATTCCGTGGTTTGCGTCAATGCCTTTCTGTCAAAAAACCATAAAAAAAGTGTGAGTGTGCTCTTTTTATGCAGAATGCGGACGCAATTTATGCATGTGGTGAATAAATCAGCTGAGTGCGCCGTTTTTACGGCAACGGGCGATAGTCAGCACATCTTCTGCCAGCCGCCGGGCGGTGGCGATATCATCGGTACTGCGGGATATCAGCAGTTTGCTCAGGCATCCTTCCAGAATCAGTTCCAGCTGACGGGCCACCATATCGCAATCATCAATATCCAGCTCTCTGAGCAGC is a genomic window containing:
- a CDS encoding DUF2543 family protein, whose translation is MENIVPDKYYDIADEYALESEEPVEEQEYDGLAHYFQLLITCLTNNEEISEEAQKKMAAEAGIDKQRIDDIAEFLNRWGND